ATCAATTGAGGTATGAGACTGGCTCTGTTGATGATTCCGTCGCCAATGGTCAATTAACACATTGCTAGCGATTTTAAACAGATAAGCACGGTTCTCCTTCACAGGATCCTGTGCTTTACGGTTTAGCCATAGTGTAAACACATCCTGTGATAAATCATCCGCATCGTTACTATTACCTAGTCGACTGCGGAAAAATCGCACAAGCTGACCGTAGGTTGATTGATATGCGCCGCTTATTTTGCGGGCAAGGGATTTATCGATAGTCATTTTCTGGTGTCAAAAGTGAAAATAGTTTAATAATTAGCTCAAATTGACTTTATAAATTAAATCAATGCCTTGTAGTTACTATTGTTATTTTATTAATAATAATGAATATCATTTTGATTTGTATTATGCCTATAATCAGCGAAAAATAAAGATGTGAGGCAAAATATGAACAGCAGTGTGGGGCAGCTG
The Providencia alcalifaciens DNA segment above includes these coding regions:
- a CDS encoding RNA polymerase sigma factor, which codes for MTIDKSLARKISGAYQSTYGQLVRFFRSRLGNSNDADDLSQDVFTLWLNRKAQDPVKENRAYLFKIASNVLIDHWRRNHQQSQSHTSIDEVVHEQSFEQTTADPSEILEHQQRIARLGEAIDLLPPRRKEAFLLYRFDGLSQSEIAERMEISISMVEKHIAAALVHCKKYLDDQSNHP